A region from the Streptomyces sp. NBC_01445 genome encodes:
- a CDS encoding MFS transporter, translated as MEHSLRAARVATFVYFVLCGTLMGTWVVHIPAIEDRVGISHATLGGLLVLLGLGAFIGMQVAGRLTDRLGARVVVPAGGVLCGAALVLPGLARDPWTLAGALLIFGFCNGCLDVSMNAHAVHVEKSYGRPVMSGFHATFSVGGVLAALVGAGAASAGLSSAAGMAAIGAIGIVIALVSARALLPAAPTAAGTDVIEEGESAPTAKGRSARGRIWLLSALALMIMLCEGAANDWSALHLKDVLGAPTSVAAFAYGTFAATMTIGRLLADRLVARFGPMAILRYGAATAAVGITVVAFSPWMWAAFLGWALFGLGLSGCVPQLFSAAGHADPAAAGANVSRVAGLGYVGMLAGPAVIGWLTHLVALNHAFVLLTLLCLTAAVAAGVLRTGSGRTRELTSSSH; from the coding sequence ATGGAACATTCGCTGCGAGCCGCCCGAGTGGCGACCTTCGTCTATTTCGTCCTGTGCGGCACTCTGATGGGCACCTGGGTGGTGCACATTCCCGCCATCGAGGACCGCGTGGGCATCAGCCACGCCACGCTCGGCGGCCTGCTGGTACTGCTGGGGCTCGGGGCCTTCATCGGCATGCAGGTGGCCGGGCGACTTACCGACCGCCTCGGCGCGCGCGTCGTGGTGCCCGCCGGTGGCGTCCTGTGCGGCGCTGCGCTGGTGCTGCCCGGCCTTGCCCGGGATCCGTGGACACTGGCGGGCGCCTTGCTGATCTTCGGCTTCTGCAACGGCTGCCTGGACGTCAGCATGAACGCCCACGCCGTGCACGTGGAGAAGTCGTACGGCCGGCCCGTCATGTCCGGGTTCCACGCCACGTTCTCCGTCGGCGGTGTCCTCGCCGCACTCGTCGGAGCGGGCGCCGCGAGCGCCGGGCTGAGCTCGGCCGCGGGCATGGCCGCCATAGGAGCCATAGGCATCGTGATCGCTCTCGTATCGGCGCGTGCACTGCTGCCGGCCGCACCCACCGCCGCCGGCACCGACGTGATCGAGGAGGGCGAGTCCGCGCCGACCGCCAAGGGCCGCAGCGCACGCGGGCGCATCTGGCTCCTCTCCGCCCTGGCTTTGATGATCATGTTGTGTGAGGGAGCCGCCAACGACTGGAGCGCCTTGCATCTCAAGGACGTCCTCGGTGCCCCCACGAGCGTCGCCGCCTTCGCCTACGGCACCTTCGCGGCGACGATGACCATCGGGCGGCTGCTGGCCGACCGGCTCGTCGCCCGGTTCGGGCCTATGGCGATCCTCCGGTACGGAGCGGCGACGGCTGCCGTCGGTATCACGGTCGTCGCGTTCTCTCCGTGGATGTGGGCCGCCTTCTTGGGCTGGGCGCTGTTCGGACTCGGCCTGTCGGGCTGCGTCCCCCAGCTGTTCAGCGCTGCCGGGCATGCCGACCCCGCAGCCGCCGGCGCGAATGTCTCGCGCGTCGCCGGGCTCGGCTACGTCGGCATGCTCGCCGGCCCCGCCGTCATCGGCTGGCTGACCCACTTGGTCGCCCTGAACCACGCCTTCGTCCTGCTGACCCTGCTCTGCCTGACCGCCGCGGTAGCCGCCGGAGTTCTGCGCACCGGATCCGGCCGCACACGCGAGTTGACGTCGAGCAGCCACTGA
- a CDS encoding PP2C family protein-serine/threonine phosphatase — MTTAARYQPAGEGTAVGGDWDDVIPLSAEQVALVIGDVMGNGLSEAVTMGRLRTAGRTLLDLEQPLDELFFHLNEIVSGLGDGFHATCLCIVYDPVSRMRQANTAGHPPPVILPPGGISYVLGLPVNPHLAPPLPLRYSRIQPAAQHYRGAVPEGLATRRELRGMGLSPGGNEGPVAILRCKLCATRRDR, encoded by the coding sequence GTGACCACCGCCGCCCGCTATCAGCCCGCCGGTGAAGGCACGGCTGTCGGCGGCGACTGGGACGACGTCATCCCGCTGTCGGCCGAGCAGGTCGCTCTGGTGATCGGGGACGTGATGGGAAACGGTCTGTCAGAGGCCGTCACGATGGGTCGGCTGCGCACAGCGGGCCGTACGCTCCTCGATCTCGAGCAGCCCTTGGATGAGCTCTTCTTCCACCTCAACGAAATCGTCAGCGGGCTGGGGGACGGCTTCCACGCCACCTGCCTCTGCATCGTCTACGACCCGGTGAGCCGCATGCGCCAGGCCAATACTGCCGGCCATCCTCCGCCCGTCATACTCCCGCCCGGCGGAATCAGCTACGTGCTCGGCCTTCCCGTCAACCCCCACTTGGCGCCGCCACTCCCCCTTCGATACAGCCGAATTCAGCCTGCCGCACAGCACTATCGTGGCGCCGTACCAGAAGGGCTGGCCACGCGGCGAGAGCTGCGGGGCATGGGCCTGAGTCCGGGCGGCAACGAAGGCCCGGTAGCGATCCTGCGCTGCAAGCTGTGCGCCACCCGCCGAGACCGCTGA
- a CDS encoding XRE family transcriptional regulator — protein sequence MQTQRETAAEAEARALRATTELKPDEMARLLQDTFSQRVAAHIAGVDDPKQVGRWARQQNAPRIDSESRMRAACQVFTFISNCENRHIARAWMLGMNPQLDDDSPIEAIAEGRFKEVMAAARSFQRGDL from the coding sequence ATGCAGACTCAGCGAGAGACCGCCGCCGAGGCAGAGGCACGCGCATTGCGCGCGACCACAGAACTTAAGCCCGACGAGATGGCCCGCCTGCTCCAAGACACCTTCAGCCAGAGAGTCGCCGCCCACATCGCAGGCGTTGACGACCCCAAGCAGGTCGGACGATGGGCCCGTCAGCAGAACGCACCACGCATCGACTCCGAGAGTCGGATGCGTGCCGCCTGCCAAGTTTTCACCTTCATCTCCAACTGCGAGAACCGCCACATCGCCCGGGCCTGGATGCTGGGCATGAACCCGCAACTCGACGACGACTCCCCCATCGAGGCCATCGCCGAGGGCAGGTTCAAGGAAGTTATGGCCGCGGCTCGTTCCTTCCAACGGGGCGACCTCTGA
- a CDS encoding HAD-IA family hydrolase: MTTDRRIVLFDLFGVIARHQRPGALEKMAARCHVSVDAFTTAYWTYRPPYDAAQQSASAYWTDVLRGLSRSVDAETIEELRLTDIDSWSRVDALMVTYVQSLRHRAEVALLSNIPADHADAFLAAQPWLHHLDHIAFSGKIKAAKPDPAAFQHCVVALRAAPADFLFVDDREENVRAAQAIGMNGHIFTGQDGLATVVDTWLPTR; this comes from the coding sequence ATGACCACCGACCGCCGCATCGTGCTCTTCGACCTCTTCGGAGTCATCGCCCGCCACCAACGTCCGGGCGCACTGGAAAAGATGGCCGCGCGCTGCCACGTATCCGTTGACGCCTTCACCACGGCCTACTGGACGTACCGCCCGCCCTACGACGCCGCACAGCAGTCCGCCTCGGCGTACTGGACGGACGTACTGCGGGGGCTGTCCCGGTCCGTCGACGCCGAAACGATCGAGGAGTTGCGGCTCACCGACATCGACAGCTGGTCCCGCGTCGACGCCCTCATGGTCACCTACGTGCAGTCCCTGCGGCACCGTGCCGAGGTCGCCCTGCTGTCCAACATCCCCGCCGACCACGCGGATGCCTTCCTCGCCGCACAGCCCTGGCTGCACCACCTCGACCACATCGCCTTCTCCGGAAAGATCAAAGCGGCCAAGCCCGACCCGGCGGCCTTCCAGCACTGCGTCGTCGCCCTGCGGGCCGCTCCCGCCGACTTCCTTTTCGTCGACGACCGGGAGGAGAACGTCCGCGCGGCGCAGGCGATCGGCATGAACGGGCATATCTTCACCGGACAGGACGGACTGGCAACCGTCGTCGACACCTGGCTGCCGACCCGATAA
- a CDS encoding ATP-binding protein, with amino-acid sequence MQHTGGEVRQNPVPAQSDGTSTQRVLLSLAVRDYPQDATREQFAQGIDQQMEVVGDWWWRTPDPELAFRPVEPKNELKNRDAVEEFLREEKVRDIEGEALVVFITGHGLAGSSDTHFLRLPETNPKRPLATAVRTVDIVAAALDSHARNVLVIVNTCFAGNMNSDLAAAHKEIRPDRRDNCQLDVLVTCGLKSKIEVTKFPTLLRAALERLRHTAGITTPYLSVPDFMAQYALGLSPEDEKKFKLHHLVEGGTLQPSVCLPNPGYVRLPELAGSLTGHTPWAAEYWLDRASGRPREKDTGWYFRGRETMNETVARFLGPDSKRGVLVITGCAGSGKSAVLARAVMLSDPEFRRDPLYKQAEDTSAPGTIPEENPRCAALLARNLDAAQVAAGLVKALGLPLRPVDPTDDKVAVWSRQILEHVQGSDGAVTIVLDALDEAQEQARIMSDVLGPLVPLCGQPVPVQRQDQGDHDTDPGVRLLIGVRSSQPADDTSPAAAEDDAGLLHALRRLFPASRVERTDGASSREDMELYLRALVADAVAEESLAEVIPPVVEAVWPSFIDARLAGYQLRNAADPLELARNEDWHRTTLTQGIRGLLRRDLRMVQDDGLPPRVALALMKASAYAKGQGVPWGEVWPAIAGVFLHPEQLEPQEWDTMIGKLLSGRLSGYLAQAIEDDRRVYRPAHEELAAELLRPDTDLHDLGGFHD; translated from the coding sequence ATGCAACACACGGGGGGCGAAGTCCGGCAAAACCCTGTACCGGCACAGAGTGATGGCACGTCAACACAGCGCGTGCTGCTATCTCTTGCCGTACGCGACTACCCACAGGACGCGACACGGGAGCAGTTCGCACAGGGCATCGACCAGCAGATGGAGGTGGTCGGTGACTGGTGGTGGCGCACCCCTGATCCGGAGCTGGCGTTCCGGCCGGTGGAGCCGAAGAATGAGCTGAAAAACCGGGACGCGGTCGAGGAGTTCCTGCGCGAGGAGAAGGTGCGGGACATAGAGGGCGAGGCGCTGGTGGTGTTCATCACCGGTCATGGCCTCGCGGGTTCCTCCGACACGCATTTCCTGCGGCTTCCGGAGACCAATCCAAAGCGCCCCCTGGCGACGGCAGTGCGGACGGTCGATATCGTGGCCGCGGCGCTGGACTCGCACGCCAGGAACGTTCTGGTGATCGTCAATACGTGCTTCGCGGGCAATATGAACTCGGACCTGGCCGCCGCGCACAAGGAGATCCGGCCCGACCGGCGGGACAACTGTCAGTTAGATGTCCTGGTGACCTGCGGCCTGAAGTCCAAGATCGAGGTCACCAAGTTCCCCACCCTGTTACGGGCCGCGCTGGAGCGCTTGCGTCACACCGCCGGCATCACCACCCCGTATCTGAGTGTCCCCGATTTCATGGCTCAGTACGCGTTGGGGCTGAGCCCTGAGGACGAGAAGAAGTTCAAGCTGCACCACCTGGTTGAGGGAGGCACCCTTCAGCCCTCGGTCTGCCTGCCCAATCCGGGGTACGTCCGTCTGCCGGAACTAGCTGGTTCATTGACGGGGCACACGCCCTGGGCAGCGGAATACTGGCTGGACCGGGCGAGCGGCCGCCCGCGGGAGAAGGACACGGGCTGGTACTTCCGCGGGCGCGAGACCATGAACGAGACCGTCGCCCGCTTCCTGGGCCCGGACTCCAAACGCGGTGTACTCGTGATCACGGGATGTGCGGGCAGCGGGAAGTCGGCAGTTCTGGCCCGGGCCGTGATGCTCAGCGACCCGGAGTTTCGCCGTGATCCGCTGTACAAGCAGGCCGAGGACACCTCGGCACCGGGCACCATTCCCGAGGAGAACCCACGCTGCGCGGCTCTGCTGGCCCGCAACCTGGATGCGGCACAGGTCGCCGCAGGTCTGGTCAAGGCTCTTGGCTTACCCCTGCGTCCGGTTGACCCCACGGACGACAAGGTGGCCGTATGGTCGCGTCAGATCCTCGAGCACGTGCAAGGGTCTGACGGCGCCGTGACGATCGTGCTGGATGCACTGGATGAGGCGCAGGAGCAGGCAAGGATCATGAGTGACGTGCTGGGCCCTTTGGTGCCGCTGTGCGGTCAGCCGGTTCCGGTCCAGCGACAGGACCAGGGTGATCACGACACAGATCCCGGGGTGCGGCTCCTGATCGGTGTGCGTTCGAGCCAGCCTGCGGACGACACCTCTCCTGCTGCCGCCGAGGATGACGCGGGGTTGCTGCATGCTCTGCGACGCCTCTTTCCGGCCTCGCGCGTTGAACGCACAGACGGTGCTTCCAGCAGGGAAGACATGGAGCTGTACCTGCGTGCGCTGGTCGCCGATGCGGTCGCTGAGGAGAGTCTCGCCGAAGTGATCCCGCCCGTGGTGGAAGCCGTGTGGCCTTCTTTCATCGACGCCCGGCTGGCCGGGTACCAACTGCGGAACGCCGCAGACCCGTTGGAGCTGGCGCGGAATGAGGATTGGCATCGCACCACGCTGACGCAGGGAATCCGCGGACTGCTGCGCCGCGATCTGCGCATGGTGCAGGACGACGGTCTTCCACCGCGGGTCGCGCTGGCCCTGATGAAGGCTTCGGCCTATGCCAAAGGGCAGGGCGTGCCCTGGGGCGAAGTGTGGCCAGCTATCGCCGGCGTCTTCCTGCATCCCGAACAGTTGGAGCCGCAGGAGTGGGACACCATGATCGGGAAGCTCCTCAGCGGCCGGCTCAGCGGGTACCTGGCCCAGGCCATCGAGGACGACCGCCGCGTGTACCGTCCCGCGCACGAGGAGCTGGCCGCCGAACTCCTGCGCCCGGATACAGACTTGCACGATCTCGGTGGTTTCCATGACTGA
- a CDS encoding DeoR/GlpR family DNA-binding transcription regulator: protein MSNADRHGLIAQAVRDKGSATVQQLAELTGTSEMTIRRDLDTLAAQGVLVRVRGGARSLLLRGEEPPFALRAHEAVDAKRRIAAETSALIADGESILLDSGTTCLEVARLLRERPVTVMPLSLQAIHALSDPPGTAALMVPGGRPRSAEGALTGPLALASLAALRFDTAIIGCCGLSAAEGLTAYDLDDAAVKKAAIASSRRTVVAADGSKLGHTAYAHVGPATLLHTLVTDTTAPANEVTALESAGTIVKTA, encoded by the coding sequence ATGAGCAACGCAGACCGGCACGGACTGATCGCCCAGGCCGTGAGGGACAAAGGCAGCGCCACCGTCCAGCAGCTCGCGGAGCTGACCGGGACCTCCGAGATGACCATCCGGCGCGACCTCGACACCCTGGCCGCGCAAGGCGTCCTCGTACGCGTACGAGGCGGGGCGCGCTCCCTGCTGCTACGCGGAGAGGAGCCGCCCTTCGCGCTGCGCGCCCACGAGGCGGTCGACGCCAAGCGCCGTATCGCCGCCGAGACCTCCGCACTCATCGCCGACGGCGAGAGCATCCTGCTCGACAGCGGCACCACATGCCTGGAGGTCGCCCGCCTGCTGCGCGAGCGGCCCGTCACCGTGATGCCGCTGTCGCTGCAGGCGATCCACGCGCTCAGCGACCCGCCGGGAACGGCCGCGCTGATGGTCCCCGGCGGGCGCCCCCGTAGCGCGGAAGGGGCTCTGACCGGCCCCCTCGCTCTCGCCTCCCTGGCAGCCTTGCGCTTCGACACCGCGATCATCGGCTGCTGCGGCCTGAGCGCGGCCGAGGGCCTGACCGCCTACGACCTCGACGACGCGGCTGTGAAGAAGGCCGCGATCGCTTCCTCGCGCCGCACCGTCGTCGCGGCCGACGGCAGCAAGCTCGGCCACACCGCCTACGCCCACGTCGGCCCCGCCACCCTCCTACACACCCTCGTCACCGACACCACTGCACCCGCCAACGAGGTGACTGCACTAGAAAGCGCCGGCACCATCGTTAAAACCGCCTGA
- a CDS encoding LLM class flavin-dependent oxidoreductase codes for MSEISEMTQVHAAPAQGRVGVMLPRDLPARDVLPYARRAEELGFDQIWVVEDLGWRGGVAQAASVLASTTGITVGIGILPAGARNVCFAAMELATLAQLHPGRLLAGIGHGMPDWMRQAGSWPASPLTLIKEYATALRLLLRGDPGPAAGRYVGCDGVVLTEVPDAVPPVVLGVRGPKSQAAAGEVADGLLLAEPAAPAYIAASLEHLSPVTASSQPEIVTYDAAAVDEDEEAALARVRTALDSVGEKDWAAHIDPLPFAAALRAHRVASPNARHFARTMPAAWVRELSIAGTSDQAREAIEARHAAGATSVVLAPAGPDALAALDSLARALPPRP; via the coding sequence ATGTCCGAGATCTCCGAGATGACCCAGGTGCATGCCGCCCCCGCCCAGGGCCGTGTCGGTGTCATGCTGCCCCGCGACCTTCCCGCTCGTGACGTGCTGCCCTACGCGCGGCGGGCCGAAGAGCTGGGGTTCGATCAGATCTGGGTGGTGGAGGACCTCGGCTGGCGCGGCGGCGTCGCCCAGGCCGCCTCCGTCCTGGCGAGCACCACCGGCATCACCGTGGGGATCGGTATCCTGCCCGCGGGCGCCCGCAACGTGTGCTTCGCCGCGATGGAACTGGCCACCCTCGCTCAGCTCCACCCCGGCCGCCTCCTCGCCGGCATCGGCCACGGCATGCCCGACTGGATGCGCCAGGCCGGATCGTGGCCCGCCAGTCCACTGACTCTGATCAAGGAGTACGCGACCGCGCTGCGCCTGCTCCTGCGCGGTGATCCCGGCCCGGCCGCCGGCCGCTACGTAGGCTGCGATGGCGTCGTCCTCACGGAAGTCCCCGATGCCGTGCCGCCGGTCGTCCTGGGCGTTCGCGGCCCCAAGTCGCAGGCCGCTGCGGGCGAAGTGGCCGACGGGCTGCTACTGGCCGAGCCCGCCGCTCCCGCCTACATCGCCGCCTCCCTCGAGCACCTGAGCCCCGTCACCGCATCGAGCCAGCCGGAGATCGTCACCTACGACGCCGCAGCCGTCGACGAGGACGAAGAAGCCGCCCTCGCGCGCGTGCGCACCGCCCTGGACTCGGTCGGCGAGAAGGACTGGGCCGCGCACATCGACCCCTTGCCCTTCGCCGCCGCGCTGCGCGCCCATCGCGTCGCCTCCCCGAACGCCCGGCATTTCGCCCGGACCATGCCCGCCGCCTGGGTCCGCGAACTGAGCATTGCCGGCACCTCAGACCAGGCTCGCGAAGCGATCGAGGCCCGCCACGCGGCCGGTGCGACCAGCGTCGTCCTTGCCCCCGCCGGCCCCGACGCCCTGGCCGCCCTCGACTCGCTCGCCCGCGCCCTGCCGCCCCGCCCTTGA
- a CDS encoding RES domain-containing protein: protein MTTQPVLMRAPSQGVWRLGWAHAPLKYNQVEPETFDGSSAGRFSLFAYETLYCASSPEGCYAEALALYRVSPRMRALMQDAPTNNDQMALGAIPSSWRDLRILVRLTASAHAQFLDLEADQTRTALTEELGDELEAFGVQGLLTDKDIQGKDRTVTRQIAAWAVAQRNAAGHQLMQGITYRSSYGGHRCWAILRDAELEEQERRPIKQEDVALREVADEYGLTVW from the coding sequence ATGACTACTCAACCCGTCCTGATGCGCGCACCCTCGCAGGGAGTCTGGCGCCTGGGCTGGGCACACGCCCCCCTCAAGTACAACCAGGTGGAACCCGAAACGTTCGACGGTTCGTCCGCAGGCCGATTCAGCCTGTTCGCCTACGAAACGCTCTACTGCGCCTCGAGTCCCGAAGGCTGCTACGCCGAGGCCCTCGCCCTCTACCGCGTCTCACCCCGCATGCGGGCCCTAATGCAGGACGCCCCGACCAACAACGACCAGATGGCCCTAGGGGCCATCCCCTCCAGCTGGCGCGATCTGCGGATCCTGGTCCGCCTCACTGCTTCTGCGCATGCCCAGTTCCTCGACCTCGAGGCCGACCAGACGCGCACCGCACTCACCGAGGAACTCGGGGACGAGCTCGAGGCATTCGGCGTACAGGGGCTTTTGACCGACAAGGACATCCAGGGCAAGGACCGGACGGTGACCCGGCAGATCGCGGCCTGGGCCGTGGCCCAGCGCAACGCGGCAGGGCACCAGCTGATGCAGGGCATTACGTACCGGTCCAGCTACGGCGGACACCGCTGCTGGGCAATCTTGCGCGATGCCGAACTCGAGGAACAGGAGCGCCGGCCCATCAAGCAGGAGGACGTCGCGCTACGCGAGGTGGCCGACGAGTACGGGCTCACCGTCTGGTGA
- a CDS encoding cytidine deaminase family protein, with translation MTTQTHQVDHELIEAAAHVARTRCRGDNHTMAAAARAQDGRIVTAVNAYHFTGGPCAEPVLVGTAAAQGIYELDTIVSVGDRDRGVVPPCGRCRQVLLDYFPNLQVIVGAGERLRTVSITDLLPESYVWADHQLDTGETEPLSTS, from the coding sequence ATGACCACGCAGACCCATCAAGTCGACCACGAACTCATCGAGGCCGCGGCCCACGTCGCACGCACTCGATGCCGGGGCGACAACCACACCATGGCGGCCGCAGCCCGTGCTCAGGACGGCCGGATTGTCACCGCAGTGAACGCCTACCACTTCACCGGCGGTCCCTGCGCAGAGCCGGTTCTCGTCGGCACCGCGGCCGCCCAGGGCATCTACGAACTGGACACGATCGTGTCCGTGGGCGACCGCGACCGAGGGGTCGTGCCCCCATGCGGACGGTGCCGCCAGGTCCTTCTCGACTACTTCCCGAACCTGCAAGTCATCGTCGGGGCAGGCGAGCGGCTCCGGACCGTCTCCATCACCGATCTGCTTCCCGAAAGCTACGTCTGGGCCGACCACCAGCTCGACACTGGGGAGACCGAGCCACTCAGCACGAGCTGA
- a CDS encoding WD40 repeat domain-containing protein: MTESSEAYQRDIHRQIAERLKDLVPRDPALPPHPYLRRHLAEHAALGEVLDDDHVTPALLAWESSSQVRRLLAAQDTASDRRQWLRAWAVLEPFALNAGPLSRLCSLQVARHAATTRLPSQGAAPAPAPSLNSPVPISPLWSDRVAPTPAWTTSPTQVTSLAILRPPAGKAAKIATGDDAGTLRLLRTDGRLTHIPLHLHSGAITHLLALHGGLLITAGTDGRVMAVKEEDGQLTHRLITHREQTWVSSLTTYQPDGHPRLLLAAFSDGEVEAVSLGRFHPQPLSMSRLEDSSALLCGIRTAEGGHRLLFSVHDTVYCFDGDTTKVHSRHRGRVRALVALPQPGQYAVGDERGRVTLCDLGAEDFVSVGRHDAVPAGATPAAVTSLQLVSFEHRPALVSAAGDGTLQLWRLPTLRPIAGVLTAHTAPVNAMTYLPGSNRLLSGGADRIVRSWAVDEATFGQEPKTWNRVTASAVSPSAPHRLAIARASRVILRDLATGAETTRLKGRRITALAWPQVTGRRLLAAALDDLSIICVDPDSSLEIGPPMAGHILPIRALVTVPSAAGERLASAGADGRVCVWQPSTGERLALFGDHDLTVRALATHQDTEHRFLASGGGDGNIRIWNSDTLEQHARTIKCDQGLINDLAFVTPDGGGPLIAAAGRDGTLKLWDPDTGQSVRALTCSDGELSAVTSVRLPLGRTVLAAAGKTSIHLWDASTAQPLLQIVTGSPIASLKTVQDTDEATSSILLASGVAGPMAVRLHHNLL; this comes from the coding sequence ATGACTGAATCCTCTGAGGCGTACCAGCGCGACATCCACCGTCAGATCGCCGAGCGGTTGAAGGATCTGGTCCCCAGAGATCCCGCACTGCCACCGCATCCGTATCTGCGGAGGCACCTGGCCGAGCACGCTGCGCTGGGGGAGGTTCTCGACGACGATCACGTGACACCCGCGCTGCTGGCCTGGGAGAGCAGCTCGCAGGTACGCAGGCTGCTGGCAGCCCAGGACACTGCGAGCGATCGCCGGCAATGGCTGCGGGCCTGGGCGGTGCTGGAGCCCTTCGCCCTGAACGCCGGACCGCTCTCACGACTGTGCAGCCTGCAGGTGGCCCGGCACGCGGCCACCACCCGCCTGCCGTCCCAGGGCGCAGCACCTGCACCAGCGCCGTCGTTGAATTCCCCGGTCCCGATCAGTCCACTGTGGAGCGACCGCGTCGCTCCCACGCCCGCGTGGACCACCAGCCCTACCCAGGTGACCTCGCTCGCCATACTGCGCCCCCCGGCCGGCAAAGCCGCGAAGATCGCCACCGGGGACGATGCGGGGACCTTACGTCTGCTGCGCACGGACGGTCGGCTCACTCACATCCCGCTGCATCTGCATTCGGGGGCCATCACCCACCTGCTGGCCCTGCACGGCGGGCTGCTCATCACCGCCGGCACCGACGGCCGTGTCATGGCGGTCAAGGAAGAGGATGGCCAGCTCACCCACCGCCTGATCACTCACCGGGAACAGACCTGGGTCAGCTCACTGACCACCTACCAACCCGACGGGCACCCACGCCTGCTGCTCGCAGCGTTCAGCGACGGCGAAGTCGAGGCCGTCAGCCTCGGCCGCTTCCATCCACAGCCGCTGTCAATGAGCCGGCTGGAGGACTCATCGGCATTGCTGTGCGGCATCCGGACGGCCGAAGGCGGGCACCGGCTGCTGTTCAGTGTGCACGACACCGTGTACTGCTTTGACGGGGATACGACCAAGGTCCACTCCCGTCATAGGGGACGGGTCCGCGCCCTGGTCGCTCTGCCGCAGCCCGGTCAATACGCTGTGGGTGACGAGCGCGGAAGGGTCACGTTGTGCGATCTGGGCGCGGAGGATTTTGTCAGCGTCGGGAGGCATGACGCTGTGCCGGCAGGTGCGACGCCTGCCGCGGTGACGTCCCTGCAGCTGGTGTCCTTCGAACACCGGCCGGCCCTCGTGTCAGCAGCCGGCGACGGCACCCTGCAGTTGTGGCGCCTGCCGACTCTGCGACCCATCGCCGGTGTACTGACCGCTCACACCGCACCGGTGAACGCCATGACCTACCTGCCCGGCTCGAACCGTCTTCTGTCGGGCGGCGCCGACCGCATCGTGCGCAGCTGGGCCGTCGATGAAGCAACGTTCGGACAAGAACCCAAGACCTGGAACCGCGTCACGGCCAGCGCCGTGTCCCCCTCCGCGCCCCATCGGCTGGCCATCGCCCGCGCATCACGAGTGATCCTCAGGGACCTGGCAACCGGGGCAGAGACCACCCGTCTCAAAGGACGCCGCATCACCGCACTTGCGTGGCCGCAGGTCACGGGGCGCCGGCTGCTGGCCGCCGCACTCGACGACCTCAGCATCATCTGCGTGGACCCGGACAGCAGTCTCGAGATCGGTCCGCCGATGGCCGGCCACATCCTGCCGATCAGAGCGCTCGTGACGGTTCCTTCCGCAGCCGGTGAGCGACTGGCCAGCGCCGGGGCCGACGGACGCGTCTGTGTCTGGCAGCCGTCGACGGGCGAACGCCTGGCACTCTTCGGCGACCACGACCTCACCGTGCGCGCTCTGGCCACACACCAGGACACCGAGCACCGCTTCCTGGCATCCGGCGGCGGCGACGGCAACATCAGGATCTGGAACTCCGACACGCTCGAGCAGCACGCCCGTACCATCAAGTGCGACCAGGGCCTCATCAATGACCTGGCTTTCGTCACCCCGGACGGCGGCGGGCCGCTCATCGCCGCGGCCGGCCGGGACGGGACGCTGAAACTGTGGGACCCGGACACCGGGCAGTCCGTGCGCGCACTGACCTGCAGTGACGGCGAGCTGAGCGCAGTCACCTCCGTACGGCTTCCGCTCGGGCGCACCGTACTAGCCGCTGCGGGCAAGACCAGCATCCATCTATGGGACGCAAGCACGGCACAGCCACTGCTGCAGATAGTGACGGGCTCCCCCATCGCATCGCTCAAGACGGTCCAGGACACCGATGAGGCCACCTCGTCGATCCTGCTGGCCTCCGGCGTAGCAGGACCGATGGCCGTCCGGCTGCATCACAACCTGCTGTGA